The Parolsenella catena region ATCACAAGAGCGGCGAGCCCGAGCGTCGCGGATTCGTCCGCGGCAATGACGATCCACGTGACGCCGCCCTCGCCGAGCGCCCGCTCACCGAGGAGACGGCCTGGACGGGCAGGATCTTCTCGGTGAGTCGCCTGCACGTGCAGATGCCGGACGGCCGCGAGGCCGTGCGCGATGTCGTGCGCCACCCCGGTGCCGTTGCGATCGTTGCCCTCACGGACGACGGCCACATCTGCCTCGTGCGCCAGTACCGTACGGCGCTCGATCGCGTGACGGTGGAGATTCCGGCCGGCAAGCTCGAGCCGGGGGAGGACCCGCTGGCCGCCGCACATCGCGAGCTCGAGGAAGAGACGGGCTTCACGGCCGACAAGATGGCCTACCTTACGTCCATTGCGAGCTCGGACGGCTTCACGGACGAGGTCATCCACCTCTACATGGCCACGGGGCTCACGTTCACGAGCTCGAACCCCGATGACGACGAGTTCATCAACGTCGACCTTGTCGAGCTCACCGAACTCGTCGATGCGGTCCTCGATGGCCGCGTCGAGGATGCCAAGACCGTCGTGGGCGCCCTTGCCTGCGATGCCGTGGCCCGCCGCCTTGCTCCGGACGTATCAACCGAGGACTAGCCCTATGTCAGATACCAGTACCAACAGCCGTCCCCGTGGCGGGTCGGCCCCGCATGCTGCGGGCGCGCTGTACCGCAAGTTCATCTCCTACTACCGCTCGCAGTGGCACCTGTTTGCCATCGACACCATTGCCGCTGTTGTCATGACGGCGGTTGACCTGGCGTTTCCCATCGTCCTGCGCAACCTGACCGGTGGCCTGTTCACCGAGGGGACTGGCGCCATCATGGGCGCGCTGGGCACCCTCGCGCTTGGTCTTGTCGTCATGTATGCCGTTCGCTATGTCTGCCGCTACTTCGTGGGCTACTGGGGCCACGTCATGGGCGCGCGCATGGAGAGCCACATGCGTCAGGACCTGTTTGACCAGTACGAGCGCTTCAGCTTCTCCTACTTTGACCGGCACAACACCGGCGACCTCATGAGCCGCGTGGTCTCCGACCTCTTTGACATCTGCGAGGCGGCCCACCACGGCCCTGAGTACGCCATCATCTGCGGCATCAAGATAGTGGGCTCGTTTGCGATTCTCGCAACCATCAACTGGAAGCTCTCCGCCGTCCTTGCCGTCATCACAGCGGTCCTGTGGGCGTACAACTCGCGTGCCAACAAGCGCATGCGCGCCGTGTTCATGGAGAACCGCAAGCGCATCTCGGGCATAAACTCGCAGCTCGAGGACTCGCTTGGCGGCATGCGCATCGTGAAGGGCTTTGCGGCCGAGGACGTGGAGCGCGAGAAGTTCGCTCGCTCGAACGAGGCCTACCTCGAGAGCAAGCAGCGCATGTACCACGTCATGGGTGGTTACCAGGCCATGATCGCGGCGCTCATGGGCGCGCTGTTCACCGTCGTCATCGTCTATGGCGGCTACCTCATCGCGATGGGCGAGATGGCGCCGGTGGACCTCTCCACCTACGCGCTCTACATCACCACGTTCACCGCCGCCATCGAGCAGCTGCTCAACTTCACCGAGACGTTCCAGAAGGCCGAGGCCGGGTTCAGGCGCTTTGACGAGATCCTCGCCACGAAGCCCGACATCCTCGACGCCCCCGGCGCGCCCGACATCGATATCACCGAGGGCCATGTGGTCTACTCGGGCGTCCGATTCTCCTATGACGGCGAGACGGACGTCGTGCGCGGGCTGGATTTGGACATCAAGCCGGGGGAGACGATTGCGCTCGTTGGTCCCTCCGGAGGTGGCAAGTCCACCACGTGCAGCCTGCTGCCGCGCTTCTATGACGTGCGCGAGGGCTCTATCACCATCGACGGCCAGGACGTGCGCGGCGTCACGCAGAAGAGCCTGCGCGAGGCGATTGGCCTCGTTCAGCAGGACGTCTACCTGTTCGACGGCACGATAGGCGAGAACATCGCATATGGCCGCCCGTCCGCGACGCTCGAGGAGATCCGAGCGGCGGCTCGGGCCGCCAACATCGACGCATTCATCGACGGCCTGCCCGAGGGTTACGAGACGCAGGTGGGCGAGCGCGGGGCCAGGCTCTCCGGTGGCCAGAAGCAGCGCATCGCAATCGCACGCGTGTTCCTCAAGAACCCGAAGATCCTCGTGCTCGACGAGGCCACGAGCGCACTCGACAACGAGAGCGAGGCTGCCGTCCAGGAGTCGCTCTCTCGCCTGGCGGCCGGCCGCACGACGCTTGTGATCGCCCACCGTCTCTCGACCATCCGCGACGCGGACGAGATCGTGACCGTGGACGGCGGTCGCGTGGTGGAGCGTGGCACGCACGACGAGCTCATGGCGCTTGGCGGCACCTATGCCACCTACTACCGCATGCAGTTTGGCCATCACGCCTAGGTGTGGCGGGGCATCCCCGCGCCATCCTCGCGTGTGTAGCTTGGGCGGAATGCCAGCCGACCTTAAGGAAAGCCCAAGCTGCCTGCCTATACTGAATCCCGACTGTTTTGACCCACGAGCGGCCACATGGCTGCGAATGACACTATGAGGAAGAGCATGGCCAAGAAGGACAAGAGCGCAAAGGCCCCCACGCCCGACGAGGTGGAGGCCATTTTCTCCGATGTGGATGAGACGGGACACACGAACGCCTCCAAGGCCCGCAAGGAGCGCACGCGTCGTCGCGCCCGCAAGGCGGCCGTCGAGGTTGACCCGCTGTCCGGCGACGACCCTTCCGGCTCAAACGTTGGCAAGACGATGACGCGCGCGGCGGTCGTCGTGCTCATCGTGCTGCTCGTGGCCGTTGTCGTGTCGCAGGTTGCCTGCGGTCTCGTGCGCAGGGCGGGCACGGCCCAGCTCGCCGAGCACGTCGATGCGGCCAGCGTCAACACCGCGCTGCGCAACGGCGTCGAGTGGGGCGATGGCTTCACGCAGTTCCCCGAGGACTACACGGTCCTCGAGGCCAACGAAAAGTCCGGCACCATCGAGGTCAGCGTTGTGGACACCTCCTCCAAAAACGAGCTCGAGTGCTTGGCGGGATCTCAGATCCAGGCTGCGGCCCTCTCGGTCAACGCCCTGCTCAACCCCAACATCAACCAGGTCATCTACCACGTTGACGTCCACGTTGACGACAACGGCGACATCCAGCAGTCCTCGCTGTTTGGCTTCCTCAAGCCCACGGGCACGATGAAGCGCTTTGCCACGTTTGTCTGGACGAAGAGCACCGGCGTGAACGGCGGCTTCAACTTCAACTGCATGATCACCGACCTCGATGCCACGGCGTCCGAGAACCTGCGCGAGAAGGTGACGCTGCCAACCAACATCCTCGATGCCGTCATTGGCGACTCCGCGGCCACGACTGAGGCCGCGAGCACGGCTGACGCGGTCACGGCTGAGGCTGCGACCGAGGCGGCAGCGGAGTAGGAAACGCACGTCCGGGCGGCCCACCCACGAGGAGGGCCGCCCTTTTCTGTTTAGAGGAGCATCCATGCCCGTGGCAAGCGACCTGTACCTGTACCAACGCGAGGGCAGCTACCTGCCGCGGGTTGCGGCCGTGCACGACCTGTGCGGCTACGGCAACTGCTCGCTCGGCGTTGCCATCCCGGTGCTGAGCTGCGCGGGCATAGACGTGTGCTCGGTCCCCACCTCGCTGTTCTCGGCCCACACGAAGTTCCCCGGCTTCTACATGCTCGACACCACTCCCATGCTGGGCGCCTACCTTGATGCCTGGCGCCAGCACGGCGTGGACCTGGACGGCGTCTACTCGGGATTCCTGGGGTCGGCGGAGCAAGTGGCTGCGATCCGGCGCCTGTATGACGAGTACCCCCATGCCCTGCGCATCGTGGACCCCGTCATGGGGGACAACGGCAGTCGCTATCCCACCTACACCGACGAGATGTGCGAGGCCACCCGCGGTCTCGTCGAGGGGGCGGACGTTCTCACCCCCAACCTCACGGAGGCATCCATCCTCACGGGAATTCCCTACGAGGGCGCAGACGTCGACGAGGCCTACGTCCGGCGCATGGCTGATGCGCTTCTCGCCATGGGAGCGAAGTCGGTGGTGCTCAAGGGCATCGTGCGCGCGGACGAGGGGGTCATCCGCAACTACGCAGCCACGGCAGGCGGGCTCGAGTCCACGAGCGACGAGCTTCTGCCCTACATGCTCCATGGCACGGGAGACCTGTTTGCCAGCGGCCTCACCGCGGCCATCTACTGCGGCAGGTCACTTCTCGACGCCGTCTCGTTTGCGGGCACGCTCGTGAGCGATGCCATGGCGGTCTCATGCGACCAGCCGGGCTATGAGCTGCGCGGCGTCAGCTTCCAGTCTGTTCTCGGAGACGTAACGGCGCTCCTCGCCTAAGCCGGCTCGCGCGGCGTATACTGAGAGCTTGCGCGAAAGCCGCGCAGCACAGACGCACAGGCACAAACCTGAGGAGCGAACATGGCAGATCAGCCGCTCGTTGGCATCATCATGGGTTCCAAGTCTGACATGCCCACCATGGAGGCATGCATGAGTCAGCTCGACGAGCTTGGGGTTCCCTACGAGCTCGTCATCGCGAGCGCCCACCGCACGCCGGACAAGGTCCACGAGTGGGCCGCCACCGCCGCGGACCGTGGCCTCAAGGTCATCATCGCGGCTGCTGGCAAGGCCGCGCACCTCGGCGGTGTCGTTGCCGCCTACACGCCGCTTCCCATCATTGGCGTGCCGATGAAGACGAGCGACCTCGGTGGCATGGACTCGCTGCTCTCCATGGTTCAGATGCCCAGTGGCGTGCCCGTGGCCTGCGTCGCCATCAACGGCGCCAAGAACGCCGCCATCTACGCCACGCAGATCCTGGGAGCAACGCTTCCCGAGTATCGCGAGAAGATCGTCGAGTTCAAGCGCTCCATGGCGCAGGGCTAGGTCGGGCGAATGGCTCAGAAGTCGAACGGCAAGCACTTCAAGCAGGACGGCGCGCCGTCTCCGCGCCCCGCGACGACCGGCTACGTTCCGGCCTCTGCCGGCGCCTACTCGCGCACGGACCGCAAGGGTGCGGCAGCGCCCTCCTCTCGTTCCGCGCGCCGCCATCCGGCACGCGAGGGCAAGCGCAGGCGCCGTCGCAACGTCCTGTCCACGCTGCTCATGGTCGTGGGCGTGGCGCTTCTGCTCGTTGCCGGCGGCATGTGGGGGTACGCCCAGTACCAGTACCACGTCCAGGACGAGAACAACGCAAAGCTCGCCGCCTACGCCACGGTCTCCGATGACGCCGCCCAGCCCCCCACCATCGACTGGGCGGGCCTCAAGGCCGTGAACGCGGACGTCGTGGGATGGATCTACATCCCCGGCACGCACGTGGACTTCCCCGTCTACCAGGGAGACTCCAACGACGAGTACCTGCGCACGAGCGCGGAGGGCGAGTACTCCGTGGGCGGCCAGATCTTCATGGACTACGAGAACTCCCGCCCTGGCCTCGTCGATCGCCAGACGCTCGTCTATGGCCACCACCTCAACAACGGGGCCATGTTCACCGACGTGGACGAGTTCGCCAGCCAGGATTACTTCAACGGCATCGACACCGTTTGGTACCTCACGGAGGACGCCAGCTACGAGCTCGAGCCGCTGTTCTTCTACAAGTCTGCCGCCACGAACGGCGCCGCCCGCCAGATCGTGTTCTCGGATGACAACGACTTCCACAACTACCTTGCGAACGCGCTCTCCCAGGCCACGGCCAAGAGCTCGTCCGCAGATGGTGCCGTGTCGAGCGTCTCTCGTGTGCTGACGCTTTGCACCTGCGACTATGAGAACGACTTTGGAAAGGGCAATGGCCGAGGCCTGCTCGTGTGCGCGCTCAAGAGCGAGGTCTCCGGCAACGACGCAAACGTATCAGCCAGCTAGCGGAGGGGAACCGCATGTCTGACCGTCCTGTGAACGAGAATGCCGCCAACGACTCGGACTCGCTTCATGACGAGTGCGGAGTGTTCGGAATCTGGGCCCCGGAGCGAGACGTCGCGCGCATGACGTACTTCGCCCTCCATGCGCTGCAGCACCGCGGCCAGGAGAGCGCGGGCATCGCCGTGGGAGATGGTGCCACCGTCATGGCCACGAAGGACCTTGGCCTCGTGACCCAGGCCTTCACTGACTCTGACCTCTCGGCCCTTCCCGGCAAGGTCGCCATCGGCCACGTGCGCTATGGCACGGCCGGGTCCAAGGGCTGGGAGAGCGCCCAGCCGCACCTCTCGGCCATCAACGACGTGCTCATCGCCCTTGCCCACAACGGCACGCTCGTGAACTTCGACCAGCTGCGCGTGGAGCTCATCAACAACGGCGTGCCGTTCCGCACACACACGGACTCCGAGGTGGCAGCCCGCCTCATCGGCTTCTTCACCGAGAAGAAGCACCAACTGCGCGCAGGCATCGCCCACGCGATGGCCATGATGGAGGGTGGCTACGCTATGGCCCTCATCCGCGAGAACGCGCTCTACGCCTTCCGCGACCCCCATGGCATCCGCCCGCTGTGCCTGGGCAAGCTCGCGGACGACCAGGGATGGGTCGTTGCCAGCGAGACGTGCGCCCTCGACATCGTGGGCGCCGAGTACGTGCGAGACGTGCGCCCCGGCGAGATCATTCGCGTCTCGGACGACGGCATCTCCTCCACCCAGGCGCTCGACCCCGAGGCCCGCGCCGAGTGCATCTTCGAGCACGTCTACTTCGCCCGTCCGGACTCCCGTTTCCATGGCAAGAGCGTCTACTCGATGCGCTACGCCATGGGCCAGCGCCTGGCGCAGGAGGCCCCGGCCGACGTCGACCTCGTCATCGGCGTGCCAGACTCCGGCATGCCGCCCGCCGAGGGCTTTGCCCACGAGCTGGGGCTGCCGTTTGGCGAGGGTCTCATCAAGAACCGCTACGTGGCCCGCACGTTCATCCAGCCCACGCAGGAGCTGCGCGAGATGGGCGTTCGCCTCAAGCTCAACGCTCTCATCGACAACGTGGCCGGCAAGCGTCTCGTGGTCGTCGACGACTCCATCGTGCGTGGCACCACCTCCAAGCAGATCGTGCGCATGCTCAAGGACGCCGGTGCCACCGAGGTCCACATGCGCATCAACTCCCCCGAGGTCACGTGGCCGTGCTTCTATGGCATCGACACGGACACGCAGGACCAGCTCATCTCAGCGAGCAAGACCGTGGAGGAGATCTGCGAGTACATCGGGGCAGACTCGCTCGCCTTCCTCTCTCCCGAGGGGCTTCGTGCCTGCGTCCCCAACCTCTCCCACTGCGACGACTGCCCGTCTGGCCGCAGCGGCTACTGCGAGGCGTGCTTCACGGGCGAGTATCCGGTGGAGATCCCGCCGAGCTTCTCGGCCGGCAAGTTCCTTGACGGCTACAAGCCCCGCAACCTTGCCCGTGCCAGCGCCGCGTCCCACATGAGCGTGGGCGACGTGGCAAACGCCGAGGCATAGATTCGGTTTCACCTGCGAGCGCTGCCATGCCCTCGGTATGTCCGCACTCGCCGCAGCGCCGGAGCGCCCGGCGCAGATCCGCTCGACTGTCCAACCCACGAAAGGACCTCTCATGAGCAACGACAAGCACGTGACCTACGAGGACGCCGGCGTCGATACCGCCGAGGGCGCCCGCGCGGTGGATGCCATCAAGGCCGCCGTGAAGGAGACGAACCGTCCCGAGGTCATCGGTGGCCTCGGCGGCTTTGGCGGGTGCTTCTCGGCCGCAGCGTTCAAGGACATGGAAGACCCCGTGATGGTATCTGGCACCGACGGCGTGGGCACCAAGCTTGCCATCGCCCAGCTGCTGGACCGTCACGACACGGTGGGCGAGGACCTCGTGGCCATGTGCGTGGACGACGTGGTGCCCATCGGCGCCGAGCCCCTGTTCTTCCTTGACTACGTTGCCATCGGCAAGCTGCGCGCCGAGCACGTGGCGCAGATCGTCAAGGGCATCGCCAACGGCTGCAAGAAGAGCGGCTGCGCCCTCGTGGGCGGCGAGATGGCCGAGCACCCCGGCGTCATGAACCCGGACGACTACGACCTCGCCGGCTTCGTGGTGGGCGTCGTCGACCGCCCGAAGATGATCGGTCCCGAGAAGGTCAAGGCCGGCGACGTCATCCTGGGCCTCGCGAGCTCCGGCATCCACTCCAACGGCTACTCGCTCGTGCGCAAGGTTGCCATCGAGGGCAGGAGCGTCGAGGAGCTCGAGGCCTACAACGAGGAGCTTGGCGAGTCCGTGGCCGACGCCGTGATGCGCCCCACCACCATCTACGCCGGCCAGCTCATCCGTGCGCTCCACGCCGGCGCGCCCATCCACGCCATGGCCCACATCACGGGCGGCGGCATCACCGAGAACCTCAACCGCGCCCTGCCCGCAGACGTTGACGCGCTCGTCTATCGCGGCGGCGAGGCCGGTCCCGCGTGGAGCATCCCACCCATCATCACCTACGTGAGCCGCCTGGCGGGCCTCACGCTCACCGAGGCGTACAAGACGTTCAACATGGGCGTGGGCATGAGTATCATCTGCGCGCCCGAGGACGTCGATGCCGTGACGGCCGCCCTCAAGGCCGAGGGTCTCGACCCGTTCCTCATGGGCGAGTGCATCCCGGGCACGGGCTGCGTCCAGTATCGCGACGACGCCGAGTAGGGGGCCAAGATGAGCGAACCCCTCAAGATCGGTGTGCTGCTCTCCGGATCCGGCACGAACCTGCAGGCCATCATCGACCGCATCGCGGACGGCAGCCTCAACGCGAGCATCGAGCTCGTGGTGTCGAGCCGCCCGAGCGCTTACGGCCTCAAGCGCGCCGAGGCTGCGGGCCTGCAGACCCTCACGCTCTCCAAGGAGATGTACGCAGACCCCGAGCAGGCCGACGAGATCATCGCCGCCGAGCTCAAGAGCCATGGGTGCGAATATGTCATCATGGCCGGCTACATGCGCATGGTCCACGCGCCGCTGCTGGCCGCCTATCCCAACCGCGTGGTGAACCTGCACCCGGCGCTGCTGCCGAGCTTCCGCGGCGCCCACGCCATCGCCGACGCCTACGAGCGCGGCGTCAAGGTCACGGGCGTCACGGTTCACTTTGCCAACGAGGAGTATGACAAGGGGCCCATCATCGCCCAGCGCGCGCTCGCGGTGGAGGAGAGCTGGGACGTCGATGAGCTCGAGGCCCACATCCACGAGATCGAGCACGAGCTGTATCCCGAGGTCATCGGCTGGCTTGCGGACGGCCGCGTCCACGTGGGCGATGACCTGCGCGTGACGGTTGACCCGGCGTAGTCAGAAGGCGCCGCGCGAGAATCACGTGAAGCGAGAGTCGCGAGTGTAGCTACTTGGTCACTATCGGCCCGAAAAAGGCCGTCATAGTGTCTCAAAAGCTACGCTCGCGACTTCGTTGTTGCGCCGCGGGCCTAGCGACGGCGCAGAACCAGGACGGTCTCGGCGTGCTTTGTGTGCGGGAACATGTCCACGACCTCGAGACTCTCGATGTCGTAGCCGCCGTCGAGGAACAGCTGAAGGTCGCGGCGCTGCGTGGCGGGGTTGCAGCTCACGTAGACCACGCGTTCCGGGGCAAGGCCCAGCACGCCATTGATGAACGTGGGCGTGGACCCCGCGCGCGGCGGGTCCATGATGACGGCGTCGAAACCCTCGCGCCCGGCTCGGGCAACGTCCCTCATGTAGGACGTCGCATCCGCGCAGACGAACTTGCAGCGATCGGCCAACCCGTTGCGGCGAGCGTTGGCGCGCGCGTTCGCAACGGCGCCCTCGACCTGCTCCACGCCCACGACCGCAAGGCCGTCGACCTGCTTGGCCGCGCACATGCCAATCGTGCCGATGCCGCAGTAGGCGTCGAGCACGCGCATGCCGCGCTCAAGCCTTGCGCCCTCGATGGCGAGCGAGTAGAGCACCTCGGTCTGAGCGGGATTCGTCTGGTAGAACGACGTGGGGCCAATCTCGAACTCGCAGTCAAGGAGCCCGTCCACCATGTGCCCGCCGCCGTACAGAGCACGGGTCTCGTGGCCGAGAATGGCGTTCGTGTGGCGCTGGTTCACGTTCTGGGCGATGGCCGTCACGAATGGGGCGCGGGCGCGGATGCGCTCGACGAACTGTCGCTCGCGCGCAATCTGACCGCCGTTCGTGACCACGGTGAGCAGCGCCTCGTCGGTGGCATACCCCATGCGCACGATGGCGTGGCGCAAAAGGCCACGGCCGTGGTCCTCGTCATAGGCGGGGATGCGGAGCTCCTCGGCGGCGCGGGCAACGGCGAGGAGCGCCTCGCGCGCGTGCGGTGCCTCCACGACGCAGCTCGCGCACGGCACGATCCTGTGCGTTCCCCGCGTATAGAAGCCCGAGCGGATGCTGCCGCGCTTGCCCGGCGCGAACGGCGTGGCCGCCTTGTGGCGGTAGCCGGTGGGCTCCATGCCATCCGTGTCCATGCCGTAGATGGGAACGAGCTCCTCGCGCTGCTGGACTGTGGCGCCGGAGGGCAGCACGTCTGCGAACAGCTGGAGCACGGCATCGCGCTTGCGCTTGAGCTGGATGGGGTAGGGCACTGCCAGCCACTCGCATCCGCCGCAACTCTTGGCGATCGGGCAGGTGTACGTCTTGAACCCCATGCGTCTCCTCATCTTGCAATTCGCCCTGATGGCGAAGTGGTTACATTTTGGCAAAACGGGAGTGTTACCGTAGCTCCCTAACTTGGGCGCAGCCGCGCCCTCTACGAAAGGATACGACATGGCTTACATCCGTAAGGTTGGCGTCCTTGGCCAGGGCCACGTAGGCGCTCACGTTGCGAACTCGCTTCTCGTCCAGGGGCTCGTCGACGAGCTGTACCTGTGCGACATCAACGCCCAGAAGCTCACGAGCGAGACCCAGGACTTCACGGATGCGCTGTCGTTCTACCCGCACAACTGCAAGATCGTGAACTGCGGTGACGAGTACGAGAAGCTCGCCGGCTGCGACGTCATCGTGAACGCTGCCGGCGACGTTGCGAGCGCCGCCAAGGATCGTGACGGCGAGCTGTTCGTGACCTCAGAGATCGCCCGCACCTTCATCGCCCGCGTGACTGACGCCGGCTTCAAGGGCGTTTGGGTCTCCATCTCCAACCCCTGCGACGTCATCTGCACGGAGATCTGGCGCCTCTCCGGCTGCGACCCCAAGCGCATCGTGGGCTCGGGCACCGCGCTTGACTCCGCGCGCCTGCGCAACGCCATCTCCAAGCGCACGGGCCTGGACCAGCACTCCATCAACGCCTACATGCTCGGCGAGCACGGCGCCTCGCAGTTTGCGGCCATGTCCTGCGTGAGCTTTGGCTGCAAGACGCTTGCGGACCTTGTGGCCGAGCAGCCCGAGCGCTTTGGCTTCGACCAACTCGAGTGCGAGGAGGAGGCGCGTCACGGCGGCTACGTGACGTATGCCGGCAAGGGCTGCACCGAGTACGCCGTGGCCCAGGCGGCCGTTCGCCTCGTCCAGGCGATTCTCGGCAACGAGCACTATGTGACCTGCTGTTCCACGCTGCTCACCGGCGAGCACGGCGAGGAGGGCATCTTCTCGTCCATTCCGTGCGTCGTGGGCGCCAACGGTATCGAGGAGACCTTCGAGCTGCCGCTCAACGAGCGCGAGCAGGCCGCGTTCCGTGCCAGCTGCGAACACATTCGCGGCAACATCGCCCAGCTCGGCGAGTGGTGGAACACCGAGAGCCGCGTGAAGTAGGCTCGCGAGTCCACAAGATGCGAAGGTCGGCCCGGCAGGAACTCCCTGCCGGGCTTTTTTATGCTTCGGCGTGCCGGCGCTTGTCTGGCGCTTACTATCCCACCCTAATATGCATATAAGCGATATTTTCGCAGGTAGATAGCTATTTTTTGCAGGATTGAGCATGGAGCTGTCTACATCAGGGCCGCATGGCCCACACAATCGAAGCCCGACGGCTCCGCTAGAGCCACGCACCTGCGTGGGGGAGAGGAGCCATCATGGGGAAGAGGAAATGGGCCGCGAGCGCCTGGTCCAGGCGATTGCTTGGCGTAGCCGCTGCCGCGCTGCTTGCGCTTGGCGTTGCCGTGCCGTCTGTCGCGCTCGCGGACTCGGGGAGCGGCATCGTTGACCGCGTACCCGAGCACCACAAGACCATCAAGGACAACGGGGACGGAACCTACGACCTCACGCTGTCCGTCACCGGCGACACCGAGCAGTCCTCGTCCGCCAAGCCGGTGGACGTCGTGTTCGTCGTCGACGTGTCGTCGAGCATGAACGACAAGGTGGACGGCTGGTTCGGCAAGAGCCGCATGAAGGCCGCGCACGATGCCGCTGCCACCCTTGCGAACAACCTGCTCACCGGCGAGAACGCCAACAAGCAGATTCAGGTCTCCGTCGTGACGTTTGGCACGAACGCCCAGGTTGCCACGGGCTTCACGAGCGATCCGAGCGTCGTCGCCAACGCTGTCCCGACGGCTGCCGAGAGGAACCAGGGCACGAACTGGGAGGGCGGCCTCAAGCTCGCGAACGCCCAGACGAGTGGCCGCGAGGGTGCCGAGAAGCACATCGTGTTCCTCTCCGACGGCAACCCGACGTACCGCGTGAGCGCTATGGGCTATACGTGGTGGGATGAGGGTGGCCTCTTCCATCCACAGGTCGACCACAAGGAAGGCGACAACCTCTACGGTTTTGGTGACAGCGACACCAATGACGGACGCTGCTACGCCGCCGCCAAGGCCGAGGCCAATAACCGCAACGGCGCTAACCTGTTCGTCGTGAGCGTCGCCAAGGACGCCGATAAGATGACCTCCTTCGCGACTGACACTACCGGCACCTTCCTCGACGGCACCACAGCTGACAACCTCGCCTCTGCGTTCTCGCAGATCGGCCAGGTCATCACCAAGACTGCTGGCTAC contains the following coding sequences:
- a CDS encoding NUDIX domain-containing protein is translated as MTQKDTGELMDTVEAFTYDGDRVNHDHKSGEPERRGFVRGNDDPRDAALAERPLTEETAWTGRIFSVSRLHVQMPDGREAVRDVVRHPGAVAIVALTDDGHICLVRQYRTALDRVTVEIPAGKLEPGEDPLAAAHRELEEETGFTADKMAYLTSIASSDGFTDEVIHLYMATGLTFTSSNPDDDEFINVDLVELTELVDAVLDGRVEDAKTVVGALACDAVARRLAPDVSTED
- a CDS encoding ABC transporter ATP-binding protein, which produces MSDTSTNSRPRGGSAPHAAGALYRKFISYYRSQWHLFAIDTIAAVVMTAVDLAFPIVLRNLTGGLFTEGTGAIMGALGTLALGLVVMYAVRYVCRYFVGYWGHVMGARMESHMRQDLFDQYERFSFSYFDRHNTGDLMSRVVSDLFDICEAAHHGPEYAIICGIKIVGSFAILATINWKLSAVLAVITAVLWAYNSRANKRMRAVFMENRKRISGINSQLEDSLGGMRIVKGFAAEDVEREKFARSNEAYLESKQRMYHVMGGYQAMIAALMGALFTVVIVYGGYLIAMGEMAPVDLSTYALYITTFTAAIEQLLNFTETFQKAEAGFRRFDEILATKPDILDAPGAPDIDITEGHVVYSGVRFSYDGETDVVRGLDLDIKPGETIALVGPSGGGKSTTCSLLPRFYDVREGSITIDGQDVRGVTQKSLREAIGLVQQDVYLFDGTIGENIAYGRPSATLEEIRAAARAANIDAFIDGLPEGYETQVGERGARLSGGQKQRIAIARVFLKNPKILVLDEATSALDNESEAAVQESLSRLAAGRTTLVIAHRLSTIRDADEIVTVDGGRVVERGTHDELMALGGTYATYYRMQFGHHA
- a CDS encoding PfkB family carbohydrate kinase gives rise to the protein MPVASDLYLYQREGSYLPRVAAVHDLCGYGNCSLGVAIPVLSCAGIDVCSVPTSLFSAHTKFPGFYMLDTTPMLGAYLDAWRQHGVDLDGVYSGFLGSAEQVAAIRRLYDEYPHALRIVDPVMGDNGSRYPTYTDEMCEATRGLVEGADVLTPNLTEASILTGIPYEGADVDEAYVRRMADALLAMGAKSVVLKGIVRADEGVIRNYAATAGGLESTSDELLPYMLHGTGDLFASGLTAAIYCGRSLLDAVSFAGTLVSDAMAVSCDQPGYELRGVSFQSVLGDVTALLA
- the purE gene encoding 5-(carboxyamino)imidazole ribonucleotide mutase; protein product: MADQPLVGIIMGSKSDMPTMEACMSQLDELGVPYELVIASAHRTPDKVHEWAATAADRGLKVIIAAAGKAAHLGGVVAAYTPLPIIGVPMKTSDLGGMDSLLSMVQMPSGVPVACVAINGAKNAAIYATQILGATLPEYREKIVEFKRSMAQG
- the srtB gene encoding class B sortase, translating into MAQKSNGKHFKQDGAPSPRPATTGYVPASAGAYSRTDRKGAAAPSSRSARRHPAREGKRRRRRNVLSTLLMVVGVALLLVAGGMWGYAQYQYHVQDENNAKLAAYATVSDDAAQPPTIDWAGLKAVNADVVGWIYIPGTHVDFPVYQGDSNDEYLRTSAEGEYSVGGQIFMDYENSRPGLVDRQTLVYGHHLNNGAMFTDVDEFASQDYFNGIDTVWYLTEDASYELEPLFFYKSAATNGAARQIVFSDDNDFHNYLANALSQATAKSSSADGAVSSVSRVLTLCTCDYENDFGKGNGRGLLVCALKSEVSGNDANVSAS
- the purF gene encoding amidophosphoribosyltransferase; this translates as MSDRPVNENAANDSDSLHDECGVFGIWAPERDVARMTYFALHALQHRGQESAGIAVGDGATVMATKDLGLVTQAFTDSDLSALPGKVAIGHVRYGTAGSKGWESAQPHLSAINDVLIALAHNGTLVNFDQLRVELINNGVPFRTHTDSEVAARLIGFFTEKKHQLRAGIAHAMAMMEGGYAMALIRENALYAFRDPHGIRPLCLGKLADDQGWVVASETCALDIVGAEYVRDVRPGEIIRVSDDGISSTQALDPEARAECIFEHVYFARPDSRFHGKSVYSMRYAMGQRLAQEAPADVDLVIGVPDSGMPPAEGFAHELGLPFGEGLIKNRYVARTFIQPTQELREMGVRLKLNALIDNVAGKRLVVVDDSIVRGTTSKQIVRMLKDAGATEVHMRINSPEVTWPCFYGIDTDTQDQLISASKTVEEICEYIGADSLAFLSPEGLRACVPNLSHCDDCPSGRSGYCEACFTGEYPVEIPPSFSAGKFLDGYKPRNLARASAASHMSVGDVANAEA
- the purM gene encoding phosphoribosylformylglycinamidine cyclo-ligase; translation: MSNDKHVTYEDAGVDTAEGARAVDAIKAAVKETNRPEVIGGLGGFGGCFSAAAFKDMEDPVMVSGTDGVGTKLAIAQLLDRHDTVGEDLVAMCVDDVVPIGAEPLFFLDYVAIGKLRAEHVAQIVKGIANGCKKSGCALVGGEMAEHPGVMNPDDYDLAGFVVGVVDRPKMIGPEKVKAGDVILGLASSGIHSNGYSLVRKVAIEGRSVEELEAYNEELGESVADAVMRPTTIYAGQLIRALHAGAPIHAMAHITGGGITENLNRALPADVDALVYRGGEAGPAWSIPPIITYVSRLAGLTLTEAYKTFNMGVGMSIICAPEDVDAVTAALKAEGLDPFLMGECIPGTGCVQYRDDAE
- the purN gene encoding phosphoribosylglycinamide formyltransferase — translated: MSEPLKIGVLLSGSGTNLQAIIDRIADGSLNASIELVVSSRPSAYGLKRAEAAGLQTLTLSKEMYADPEQADEIIAAELKSHGCEYVIMAGYMRMVHAPLLAAYPNRVVNLHPALLPSFRGAHAIADAYERGVKVTGVTVHFANEEYDKGPIIAQRALAVEESWDVDELEAHIHEIEHELYPEVIGWLADGRVHVGDDLRVTVDPA